Within Chelatococcus sp. HY11, the genomic segment TATATCCCTCTTTCATCGGTTGATGCGCGGTCCAGACCAAGCAAGAGGGCATGAGCACTCGAGCCGCAGATGAGTCATTCAGCGGCGGGCGTATCTTGCGTGTCCATTGCGCGGCATTATTGCGAGGATCGGGCGCAAATCCTTGTCCACTGCGGCGCCCCATTGGCGCGATGCAGTACGCGTCGCGACGTCATGGCGCGTTGCATCCTGCGCCATTCGCCGTGCAGCTATTGACGGATGTACAGCGGAAATATGTAAAGAGGAGGGATCAGATACTTTCGGAAAATTAAGATTCGCGGAGAATGGCTTAGTTTCTTGTTTCGCGCAATTTTCTGTGGGTAATAGTTGCCCCGCTTCGGCAGCGGCGCTGCTATATATATCAGCAATTTATACGCAATAATATCGTATATTTGTCCGAATATGAGATATAACGCGCCGTTCAATGGCTTCTGCAGTGGTAGAGTGGACGTGCAGGCGGAAAACAGGGGACGCTGAGCGACATCGGCCCATTTGGAGCGCGAGTGTGGTCGCATCAGATCATGGCAGGCGCCGTGCTGCCGCGAACGACAAGACGAATGGATAATTCTCGCAGCTGTAGATGGCGGCGTCGCGTGGGGATGCTGTGCGTCTTCCGAAGGCTCTGGCCGCGACGTGCGGCAACGGCGGCGACAAAGGTGGGCTCCTGTCGCATTCCACCGCAGATCTGCCCATGGGCTCGGCATCGACGAAGCTACGATGTGCGGCGACTACTATTATCTGAAGTCGCTCGCTGCATTGCGTGGGTGCAAACTCATTTAAGCAGGAGCGCAAAGTCGTGGTGCATTCCGGGGCTTTACTTCAAGCCGATTGATATTAACTGCATTGCTCGACGGAGCGCGCAAGCCGCATGGCTTTCCGCCGTACGAAAAGGTCCAGTGAAGCGGAACGATCGGCAGGCACGACATGGCAAAGCATCTGGAACTCGGGCTTGACACTTTTGGTGACGTGACGCGTCGGGCGGACGGCTCTTTTTTGCCGCAGGCCGAGGTCATCCGTAATCTCGTCGACGAGGCCGTGCTCGCTGACCAGCTCGGCATCGACTTCATTGGTGTGGGTGAGCACCATCGCGCCGACTTCGCGGTCTCCGCGCCGGAGGTGGTGCTAGCGGCGATTGCCGCGCGCACCAGCCAGATCAGGCTCGGGTCCGCGGTCACGGTCCTGAGTTCGGACGATCCGATCCGCGTCTTCCAGCGCTTCGCGACAGTCGACGCGCTCTCGAAGGGCCGTGCGGAGGTGATCCTCGGCCGGGGCTCCTTCACGGAGTCTTTTCCGCTGTTCGGGTTTGAACTCCGCGACTACGAGCGGCTGTTCGAGGAGAAGCTTGATCTCTTCGCGGCGCTCCTGAAGCAGGATGCCGTGACGTGGCAGGGGACGACGCGTCCCCCGCTCAGGGATCAGCGGGTCTATCCGCAGGTCGAACACGGTACGCTCAAGACCTGGATCGGCGTGGGGGGAAGCCCCGAATCGGTCGTTCGCGCGGCCCGCTACGGCCTGCCGCTGATGCTCGCCATCATCGGCGGAGATCCCGCGCGGTTCCGCTCCTATGTGGACCTCTACGGGCGTGCCTGCCAGCAACTTGAGCAGCCCCTGCCTCCGATCGGCGTGCATTCGCCGGGCTATGTCGCGGATACGGACGCCAAGGCGCAGGAGGAGCTGTTTCCCGACTACAAGCGCATGCGCGACCAGATTGGTGCGGAACGCGGCTGGCCGCCTATGGGTGAGGGGGAGTTCAAGCAGGAGGTGGCGCGTGGGTCGCTCTATGTGGGCTCGCCGGAGACCGTGGCGCGGAAGATCGCGGCGACCGCCAAGGCGCTCAACATCACCCGCTTCGATATGAAATACAGTGCCGGACCCCTGCCGCACGATAAGATGATGCGAAGCATCGAACTCTATGGGAGCAAGGTTGTGCCCATGGTGCGCGACATGCTGGCGTGATGCGCGCCGCGAGCCTCTTGCGACCCTCGTCGTGCATCGTTAGATCTGGACGCTGAGCATCCGGTCGCGCAGATGAGCCTCGCTCCTGTGCGACCGGATGGAGCTATTGGATCGGTGGCGGGAGGCCGGCTAATCGCGTCGGGCCGTCTGGAGGATGATTTCGCGCGAATGCGTGCACTGCTTCGCTTCATCGGCTTTATCCTCCTGACCGGTGGCTTCGTCGCTTTCGTCATTGACGGGGCGCGGGGCATTGCCAATAGCCAGTTCGTCTCCACCTCTCTGGCCACCACGCTCGAGGCGGCGCTGCCGTCCCTTTTCCCGCACTTCCTGCCTTGGATGAGCGCGCATCTGCCGGAGACGGCGCAGCGGCTTGTTACGGGCAGCATACTGACCTTGCCGACCTCGGCTGTTGGAGCCATTCTTGGCATCCTGCTGTTATGGCTTGGTCGGCGACCGGCGGATCCGTTCCTGTTCAAACCCTTGCGATGAGGGGCGGCAGGATCTCGCGCCGCGTCGCGGGCCTTCCCACATGTCCGGCATGAGGAGAAGCATCATGGGATTGTTCCGCAGATCATCGGCTCTGCCTGGTGCCAACGAGGCTCTTCCGGGCCGCTCGGAGCCCATCGCCACCGCCCAGACGCATTTCGTGAGTGGACATTTTCTGGCCGGTCCCCATCCGGAAGGCAGCAAGCAGGTGCTGTTCGGCATGGGCTGTTTCTGGGGGGCGGAGCGGAAGTTCTGGAGCCTGCCCGGGGTCTATGTGACGGCCGTCGGCTATGCGGGCGGGGTCACGCCCAATCCGACCTACGAAGAGGTCTGCAGCGGCCTTACCGGGCACACGGAAGTTGTGCAGGTCGTCTATCAGAGGGGTGTCGATCTCGCGGACCTGCTGCGCGTGTTCTGGGAGAATCATGATCCCACGCAGGGCATGCGGCAGGGCAACGACATTGGTACCCAATATCGTTCGGCGGTCTATGTGAGCGGGGAGGCCGAGCTTGCGCTCATCGAGGCGACACGGCGGACCTATGGCGAGGCGCTCAGGCTGGCGGGTTATCCCCCGATCACGACGGAGATAGCGGACCGTCCGCCCTTCTATTTCGCGGAAGCCTATCACCAGCAGTATCTGGCGAAGAATCCCGCCGGCTACTGTGGCCTCGGCGGGACCGGCGTGAGCTGCGCCATCGGCACGGGTATCGCAGCCTAGCGTCACGCGGATTACATATAGCTGGCGCAACCCATGGATTGGGCCGGGTGGGTTTGATGGTCAAGGGGCACCACGCTTATGTGGCGGCCCCTTTTGTGATGGAGACCTTATGATCGAGAGAGTGCTGGAGCGCTTCCTGTTCGCTAGCCGGTGGCTGCTCGCGCCTTTTTACGTCGCGCTGGTGTTGGGTCTTGCGGGGCTTCTCATCAAGACGATGCTGGAACTCGTGCATTTTCTGCCGATGGTGTTCTCCGGCAAGGAATCCGACATCATCCTCGGTATCCTGACCCTGGTCGACCTGACCTTCACCGGTTCGCTCGTCGTGATCGTGATTTTCTCAGGCTACGAGAACTTCGTGTCGAAGATCGACGCGAATGATCACAAGGACTGGCCGGAATGGATGGGCAAGATCGACTTTTCTGGCTTGAAGCTCAAGCTGATGTCCTCGATCGTCGCCATCTCCGCGATCCAGCTTCTCAAGGCCTTCATGAATGTCGCCAATGTGAGCGATCGCGAATTGATGTGGCTTGTCGGCATTCACGTCGTCTTCGTCGGCTCCGGTGTCTTCCTCGCGCTGACGGATCGCATCGCCGGTGAAAAGGCGAAGTGACTTGGCATTCAGGCCCCGACGGGGCCTGATTTGCGGTTCCCGTTTTCTATCCCTCCCCTGACAACGGCAAAAGGAATGGGCTTTCCCGGACGCGGCGCTCTAACCTCTTTTATTTCAAGCATAATCTTATCGATCCTCGTTTCACTCCGGTCGGATTATGCTCTAGTTCCGGGCTGACGCTGCCGCGCTATCGATCACCGCGCGGCACTGGGCGGGCAAGTCCGCCACCATCAGGGGCGGCGCGGGCTTGTATGGCTTCGGCCGGCGGGCTTCGGCGCTGAACCACCAGTCGAGTTCCGCCCCGCAACCGTCGCTCGTCGGCGGCGGTGCCTGCCGGCGGCACGCCGTCTCGCCCGCCGGGCAGGCGAGACGGATGTGGAAATGGTAGTTGTGCCCGGGCGTCGGCCGGATCTTCGAGAGCCAGCGGCGGTCTGAACCCGCGTCACGGCACAGCGCGCGCTTGATGGCGGGATTGACGAGCACCCGCTCCACCTGCCGATAGGAGGCGGCGGTTTTCAAGAGCGCCATATGGCTGGGCGTCCAGCGTGACGGATCGATGTCGTTCCAGTCGCTTCTCACCACGTTGATGGCGGAGACTTCCTCGCGGGCGCCGGCACTGAGACGGCCCGCCGGCATGCCAGTCAGCCAGATGTCGGCGTCGAGGCCGATCTGGTGGGAGGCGTGGCCCGTCAGCATGGGGCCGCCGCGCGGCTGGCCCATATCGCCGACAAGAATGCCCGGCCAGCCGGTGGTCGACGGCACCTTGGCGGCGAAGTTCTGCAGGAATTCAACGAGCGCGGGGTGGCCCCAGTTGCGGTTGCGCGACAGCCGCATGACCTGCCACGTCGGGCCGTCCGGCGGCAGCATGACGCCGCCGGAGAGGCAGCCGAGAGAGTAGAAGCCGAAAACGGCGGCCTGCCCAGCCGACGGTAGAGGGATGGTTCCGAAGCGCCTTTGGGCTGCATCCGCGGGCAGCTTGGACAGGGCAGCCTTCCGGCGGGCGGCCTCTTCGGCCGCATTTTCCTGGGCATGGGAGGTTTGATGGCTCACGACAGTGGTAAGTGCCATGATAAGTCCGGCGAGCGCCAACCGCCTGAACGTGCGGCCTGCCCCTGTGCCACCCACGGGCCGAAAAGGCGTCATCGTCATTCGCAAGCACTCCCTCTCTCAGCCTGTTCCCAAGGCGAAACGACGTTTTCCCAAGCCGAAACGAGGTGGGCCATACCGAATCAGCCATCTCCCCCGGCCGCCACCACCTGCGGCGGCCTTTCGGCAATTGCCTGATAAATATGCCTTTTCTTCGATCGTAAGGCGTGGGCTTTTCTGCCGGCCGCCCGCATTCTATGACGATTGGCTTCGATCTTTCCAATTGCTCCGGGCGATGCACCGTTTCCCCGGCCTTCACCACAGACATTGTTCGGCATAAGCCATTTGCTGCGAGCCCATTATGAGCTGGTCCCCCCAACAAGATGATGCCCTGAAAGCGGTGGCCGCATGGCTGAAGCGGCGGGACGCGCAGGTCTTCCGCCTGTTCGGTTTCGCCGGCACGGGCAAGACGACGCTTGCCCGGCATATCGCGGAGGGCATCGACGGGGATGTCGCCTTCGGCGCCTTTACCGGCAAGGCGGCCTCGGTGCTGCGTTCCAAGGGCTGCGAGGGGGCGACCACCATCCACAGCCTGATCTATCGCTCGCGCGGCTCGAAGGAGGAGGGGCCTTCCTTCGTCATCAACCGGCAGAGCGCGGCCGCGGACGCCGAGCTCATCATCATCGACGAATGCTCGAT encodes:
- a CDS encoding LLM class flavin-dependent oxidoreductase, yielding MAKHLELGLDTFGDVTRRADGSFLPQAEVIRNLVDEAVLADQLGIDFIGVGEHHRADFAVSAPEVVLAAIAARTSQIRLGSAVTVLSSDDPIRVFQRFATVDALSKGRAEVILGRGSFTESFPLFGFELRDYERLFEEKLDLFAALLKQDAVTWQGTTRPPLRDQRVYPQVEHGTLKTWIGVGGSPESVVRAARYGLPLMLAIIGGDPARFRSYVDLYGRACQQLEQPLPPIGVHSPGYVADTDAKAQEELFPDYKRMRDQIGAERGWPPMGEGEFKQEVARGSLYVGSPETVARKIAATAKALNITRFDMKYSAGPLPHDKMMRSIELYGSKVVPMVRDMLA
- the msrA gene encoding peptide-methionine (S)-S-oxide reductase MsrA — its product is MGLFRRSSALPGANEALPGRSEPIATAQTHFVSGHFLAGPHPEGSKQVLFGMGCFWGAERKFWSLPGVYVTAVGYAGGVTPNPTYEEVCSGLTGHTEVVQVVYQRGVDLADLLRVFWENHDPTQGMRQGNDIGTQYRSAVYVSGEAELALIEATRRTYGEALRLAGYPPITTEIADRPPFYFAEAYHQQYLAKNPAGYCGLGGTGVSCAIGTGIAA
- a CDS encoding TIGR00645 family protein, with translation MIERVLERFLFASRWLLAPFYVALVLGLAGLLIKTMLELVHFLPMVFSGKESDIILGILTLVDLTFTGSLVVIVIFSGYENFVSKIDANDHKDWPEWMGKIDFSGLKLKLMSSIVAISAIQLLKAFMNVANVSDRELMWLVGIHVVFVGSGVFLALTDRIAGEKAK
- the mepA gene encoding penicillin-insensitive murein endopeptidase: MTMTPFRPVGGTGAGRTFRRLALAGLIMALTTVVSHQTSHAQENAAEEAARRKAALSKLPADAAQRRFGTIPLPSAGQAAVFGFYSLGCLSGGVMLPPDGPTWQVMRLSRNRNWGHPALVEFLQNFAAKVPSTTGWPGILVGDMGQPRGGPMLTGHASHQIGLDADIWLTGMPAGRLSAGAREEVSAINVVRSDWNDIDPSRWTPSHMALLKTAASYRQVERVLVNPAIKRALCRDAGSDRRWLSKIRPTPGHNYHFHIRLACPAGETACRRQAPPPTSDGCGAELDWWFSAEARRPKPYKPAPPLMVADLPAQCRAVIDSAAASARN